The following proteins are co-located in the Candidatus Tiamatella incendiivivens genome:
- a CDS encoding ABC transporter permease, giving the protein MAELRRFLVRRFLTFIPTLIGVTFIVYLIAAVVPANPARLWAGGQKANPQVINMLVREYHLRDPFYVQYYYFMKGFLENSMVSPVTGYKVWYEVKTYMPVTVQLTLISFVFIVLIGIPLGIISALKKDTWIDAVIRVIALVGVSVPIFWLAYLMIFLFFTKLGWITLSGTPTPSYSITGIPLIDSILKLDWHTHYEIIKRYWLPAIILAYPGIGVIARLVRNSFLDALGADFVEFIDAKGLPKSQRYRHVLKNAMVPIITVLGLQFGGLLAGAPITETIFGLPGIGRFMLTSIYSFDYLSLMGGVFVIALIYMTVNLIVDIFYALIDPRVRY; this is encoded by the coding sequence ATGGCCGAACTTAGGAGGTTTCTTGTTAGGAGGTTCCTAACTTTCATTCCTACCTTAATAGGTGTAACCTTCATAGTTTACTTGATAGCTGCAGTGGTTCCCGCTAATCCAGCGAGGCTTTGGGCGGGGGGTCAAAAAGCGAATCCTCAAGTTATTAACATGCTTGTAAGAGAATATCACCTTAGGGACCCGTTTTATGTTCAGTATTATTACTTCATGAAAGGTTTCCTCGAAAACTCTATGGTAAGCCCCGTTACAGGATATAAAGTATGGTATGAAGTGAAAACATATATGCCTGTAACGGTTCAACTCACGCTTATTTCCTTCGTATTTATTGTCCTTATAGGAATTCCCTTGGGAATCATATCTGCCTTGAAGAAGGATACTTGGATAGATGCAGTGATAAGGGTTATAGCTTTAGTTGGGGTTTCTGTACCGATATTTTGGCTAGCATATTTAATGATATTCCTGTTCTTCACAAAGCTAGGCTGGATAACACTATCAGGTACCCCTACTCCTTCCTATAGTATAACCGGTATTCCGTTAATAGATTCTATCTTGAAACTTGATTGGCATACCCACTATGAGATAATAAAGAGATACTGGCTCCCTGCAATAATACTTGCATATCCAGGTATAGGAGTTATAGCCAGGTTGGTACGGAACTCTTTCCTGGACGCATTAGGTGCTGATTTCGTTGAGTTCATAGATGCGAAGGGTCTTCCTAAGTCACAGAGGTACCGTCATGTCCTAAAGAATGCGATGGTGCCTATTATCACGGTACTGGGACTCCAGTTTGGCGGTCTTTTAGCTGGCGCACCCATAACTGAAACTATATTCGGTCTTCCAGGTATTGGTAGGTTTATGCTGACAAGCATATACAGTTTTGACTATTTAAGCCTGATGGGCGGCGTATTTGTGATAGCATTGATCTATATGACGGTAAATCTAATCGTAGACATATTCTATGCCTTAATTGATCCTAGGGTTAGATATTGA